Sequence from the Mytilus galloprovincialis chromosome 13, xbMytGall1.hap1.1, whole genome shotgun sequence genome:
TCTTATGAATGTTTCACTCTCTCTCTGCGCTCACAAACACAGACATAGAAGATAGATAAAATATTAAAGCTAACTGGCCAGATATTATGTGGTTTCAATTATTGAACGTTTTGCAATACTGTAAACTCCTGTATatgaacatgcacgagcatatcgtatcaatttagatttgtaaacaccatacgacggagcagagggtatgttaccGCTGAGATTGATATTTGGAATGTTGAAATTGTTCCTTTTGTCTTAGATTttagtgtgaagtcgtccataTGTGTCCATATTGAGAAAAGAttaggtatgaagcagtccttcttgTATCAGTAGTattcttaatttcaagttcactgggatatatgataTACAAGTACTGACTGAATTATGGATTATtcagtgataggacatcatcaatagttCTCAGAGCAAAATTAAAGCTATGTGCTTTTTCTTGTCTTTTAGAACGTTCTGGATGAATTCTGCTTTATACAAGTACAAAAACAGGTCGGTCGGAAGGGATGTACAATTATTACCCATTTGAATATCGACTGcctgttgaaatatcaatcctccatattaaacaaatatattgccGATTGAAAAGTCCAGCATTTTTGTAATATCATTGCCACTGTACTGTATATTCTGATAGAATCggtgtggttcttcacaaaataagaATGATTAtaaacccaaaacaagaaatcaaTATCAAAGATTCCAATATTTTATAGGAAAATGTTCTATTTAaggagatggtgaagtcgatctttcaattgagcatggggaatagtagtgtaaagcgtAGAAAATCAAAGGTCTGCAATGTTGCTGCAATATTGCAGAGATTGTGATCCAAGATTTAGCAATAGATCTTTAGAATTTTTGTGAATCCACATGTGATTGACAGGGCCACTGGTTGAATATATAACCTCACAATAGTTTTGAAGGCCATCTtttactgtagaaagaatagtggTCAGTACTTAAAAAAGATGTTTATTCGAACATCTTGATGATCCAACTATGTTTAGTTAATTATACATTTGTGAAGTTTTGGTATTCAGTATTAAGATGataaatttgtgattttgtaaaatttcatcccATATATGTAGTATTACCAGTTGTGTTGTTTATTTCAAGCTCTTTTGTAAAACATTGCAAACAATAGTTTTTACATACGGAGACAGTATTATTGggggctttatctgctggaacaaagACATTTTGTCATGCAAAGgagataaagcatccacaacattCGGGTTTTTGGATGGGTGAGATACCCTTGTACTCATAGTACATCGTAGTTTCTGAATGCGCTTTTGAATGCATGATTGAATGGCATTTATCCAATTTAGACAAAGTGTCTAGGTCTGGTTCATCTGGATCGTGCTTTAGTCACTTTCtagcatagtcctcaactgcatccatcagttaCCAAAAGTTCTATTTCTAGTTGATGGGCTGCGGAATTCTATGTTTTGGTCATTTGGCTAACACCCTCTTAGTTGTTTATTGGTTACGATTTCAAGGTGACCAGTAGAAACATGACAAACTGGACTATAATTGTATTTTGACAATGCCCATTAGCAACCAAGAGGTTTAGATTTCACATCTTTGAGGTTAAAGACCTCTAAAAccctcttgtggttgaaaatatTGTATCAATAGACGACTTGGGGAAAGTATATAAAATAACAgatgtagctttatttttgaacatatcaGGTATAGTTCtttgtacagatttttggtaTATTTTAGGTCTAGATTTTTGGCAATAATTAGATACAGATTTTTGCTGGAAATTATTGCTAATATTGATATCATCTAAACATTTATTGGCGTATTTTACTTTACGTTTTCTCTCATATTTGGAAGCAATTGTTACGGTCTACGGTTAGTAATGTCCGTGATTACTGCAACTTATCTATTCAAAACAGTATTAGAATCAATAGCGGAAGTATTTTTGGCCTCTTGaaatagtaaataaaatttagaaaatggaaTTGAGTTTTATTTGGTTCTAATATGGTGATATTAACCTCTTTTAACCTTTGGTCTAAATTCAGTTGAAGCTGATAAATCTATACAAAAAGTTAACCTAATTAACATTTTTCTGTATAAGGAAGAAGGAAATATGTGCTTTCACATGAAGTGAGAAATGAACTGAATATGTGTCTTCATAGCTTGATGTATTGTGTGtgtgaataaaaataaacaaatcattgtATTTTATTGCATCATTTACTTCCTTCAACTGTTCAAATATTTTGGCACAAatgtaattgtaaaatataacattgtttgactatacatgtacatgaagaaATGATAATTATGATTATTAACAACATGAACTATAGGTAATGTTTATAGCATACATGaaaaaaatcaaagcgctgtaagcgctgaaggcagttaaccaaaaaccaaggcaaccgtaattatgaaaactgtggcaatgttgcctaaacattaaacattcatatatagtacattcctgtttatctaatgatttgttattttgtccaatacatatgaatatatataattcaggggtggggatctcaacagttttcaagttctcaaacaggtagggtaggcagaggatttaggggggcaggggagcccaccccccctttttggggaaaaatatggttgcttatataaggaatcactgaagcgtgactagggcggcccccctcttaggtcagtcagtgggcccccacttatgaaaatttctggatccctagtgacttcccctacatttcatcttatttgttatattgtttcatacatgaatatatatagtttagggatggggatctcattggtttccaagttctcaaacaggaggtgtagggtgaccccagggactccccctatctttcatttaaTTAGCtatattggcccatacatgaatatatattgttttggtgtggggatctcgaccgtttccaagttctcaaacacgAGGGTTGGGGTGatcacagggacttcccctatatttcatttgatttgttatattgccccatacatctataatactaaaattacgaggtccaatttgtcagccgtcatcacgtaaaatcgacgaatcaaagaattcaactttatatacaactaatatagtacaatggtgtagattaaaaattacaccactccaggcccttttgttttccacgtaattaatattgccaataattaggaagttccgggtcgagtccgataccgataccaatagtataatcgcctgttacctattaccttatctgtacgttccgcatctgacaggcgcaccaccaaacggtgtattcaggattaatatgctatatacacgggtcataattacagggttgacactactaaattgtcaaattgttacctattgtagtattttaatccgtaagactttctaagataacaatacaaatactaaaaatctggactaaaaataagtttcaatttgttagcgggcatgacgtaaaacagcgaatcaaagaattcaactttatttataactaatataggacaatgctgttgattaaaaatactccattccaggaccttttgttttccaaataattaatattaccaataattgataagttccagttcgacgggttcaaacagaaagatttgaaagcagagacaattgtgtatcttataatcggcatgactttatcaggtGACAGTACTAacactaaaataaggcttgcgcatagttatatactttaattcagtcacggacccgcgatatcacgggtgtgttctagtgagtATATATgatttaggggtaaggatcttgatcatttccaaattctcaaacaggagggtgtacagtgaccccagggactctccctatttttcatttgaattgttatattgtcccgtacatgaatatatatggtttagggttggtGATTtcaacgggtttcaaattctcaaacaggagggggtagggtgacccaatggactccccctatatttcatctgatttgttatattgaatatatatgttttaggggtggggatctcgaccatttttttaaattctaaaaaaggaggggtggggtgacccccagcgactcctcctatatttcatttgatttattatatcatcctatacttgaatatatgcagagGCGGATTCAGGCCGGGGGAGgggggttgcgggcttgcaccctccttaaatttgcaaagcatgggttgttctcagcttaataaagaatattccgataattttcctcaatttttttttaatttttagcctcgctctgctcggcgaaaatttatgTTTGCGCCCGTCCTAACCTAAAATcttggatctgcccctcatatggtttaggggtggggatctcagctcgaccgtttccaagttatcaaacaggagggggtagagtggcccaaagaatgccacctatatatcatatgatttacttacattaaggtatatataatatagttgcattatttgtgaaaataaagaaagaaactttcagctacttcaATTGACCCTTCAaatttgagaaaaacaaataacccctcgaaattgcagtaatatgtttacactttaaaaacatctcacatgcattatcatcatttatcatttataaagaaaatttagactgtgaccatgaacatgtatattgttagatatactgttcccatctgtcacgttgtattggatttttaaattaaaatttgtcaaaaactaattttgagtttctgaataaaatatttttctgctttttctttcttttacatgtatatcttttggtttacaatactagtgtttatattcatttaccatgcattgatgtatttttcacctgcttggatttattttgtaaatgatcgccaaacccggaattacccttatccgcttccggaatcggtcccgattttgtaaaattttgtctctacggccgccattgttatgtgtttacaatgttgtttttgtcaatcagatacgattttactcaaatttatacaatatttgtcggcgattttctgtataaagctagcggttgaacaaaatgaacatcgccgtcattaataataatgataaaaataagtttttagctcgtttaattggtgaaaggtttgcaaagtaatttcttattttctttcaagtggaaggtgactacgtcgggcgtagctagaaaccaactatcctagtcaaaattccgcttgcaaaagtggaaggtcgtggacctcggaccaccgctaatttgaacacctgcctccaaattgaaaggctacgaaaatttctttttctaatttgaaattgccgccaacagcatgaacagttgaacttattatataatagactactgacgtagttttactacgtattgatgacaaacaatattcctacgacttttgtcatttgggaaaacTAAACTACTTgacttaagagattttcggcgattaaatatttcatacaattgttctttgacatcttggctaaaagcacaagtcataatgaactacccaaggattcttaataagtactacttcctatgtgtaacttcaaaacttttggataaatcgacgatcatttaaggtttttctggtcatattttttgtaatccagaataaaaagtattaaaacagtgttcaattagttatatataacatagtagcaagctagaaaataacaatggcaagtatttcaggaaatattgggtagaacacaaatctagggtgctcgcataatgcagcttaactgcataaaaattaatacaaatcTTAAAAGTGACAGAATATGATAATTACTAACAATGTCCTTACACATAGGGTAGTTAATCTAAaactcaaaatgaaattttaattttgtgGATGAAGAGGTGTATTCTAACTTTTGGATAGCATTGATAAACACATGCTTTCACATCTAATGCTataaacaaggaattatttgaatctggaataatttgAATTATGGAAAATTGATAAGAAATGCATTAGAAAACTGGCCCAAGCAATACATGCATGCTAAGAGGAGTTTATTAGTTCATACTGAAATATCAGTGAAAGTACAATTAACCTTAGCCATGGCTTATACTCTTTATTTACTTGGGTTAGTTTTCATAGTAAGAATACTAACTCTGGTATGGTACCTGTGGTTTAATTATATGTTTAAGTCTTACAAATATTGAATAATTATTTTGTACTTTCTAATAGAGTTATAGTAGAGGTATTACAACATACAAACAATATGAATAAAGGAAGATTGAGGTGAACAATATAAAACACTGACCTAACATGACTAGGATACCAAAAACAGATCTACAGGTCATTCATTTTATGGCTTTACTCATAGATAATTGTACACAAAAACAAACTGCAAGTGCTAAATCATCCAGTTACCAAAAGTTTTACTTGGCAAAAGATTCTGACTTAATACATGTATAGGCAGATGTACTGGGGTCATAAACTATTCTCATGATATCAACCACATCCTTATTATTTGAATCTAAGAAAGAAAAATCAAAgagaaaaatcataaaataaaattaaaaagtgtaATTATGTTTATTAGTTGAAGATTTGAAGCTGTCGTCTTAATATATGGTTGTTCAAATGGCAATAAAGAGATAATGAAGGTGAAAATGAGAAATGTAGAACTGAAACAGAAAGTCTATCCTGAAGAAGATTCACAACACTTACAAAGAAATCACAAACAATATGAAAGAGttatctttgtaaaaatcatttaaaattcacTTCATTACTAAAGTGTTCTCCTCAGAAATTTCTTGCATCATcctggtaaacaggaaattgtgAAAAACCATCTTGTTTCCAGAAATCATAGCGTCATATCCATACTTCTATGAAAACCTATTTCAGACAGCATCATATCCTAGCaatatagcatcacattaccatgatgctaGATTGACCTTGGGATAACActgttataattattttaaagagAAGAAATAAATTAGAATATATTGTTGaatttgaaatcatataaaacataaaatatactatTCTTAACAGATAAACAActgttatgtaaataaaaaaacatatttgatcaTTTTGTAATATAGCACCTTTTTATCACTTATTTTCACTATGGATACTACTGAAAATtctggaaaaaatatatattctatcaGGACTAGTCTTAAAAAAATACCCCACCTATAAACGGGAGATAAAAAGTTtcatttacttttctttttataactATCTAATGTAATTGCTACacaaatatcaaaaagaagagaTACAAAGTATAAGTCAATAAGACAAAatcacaaataaaacaaataactgaAGCATGTGTggtcttatattttaaaattggaAACTCACACCATTATAAGgagtttaaaaccaattaatacAAATGCTAATTTATCTCAATGAACAagactttttttaaactaaaaagatACTTTTCTTCTAATTTCTCACTACAAAAGGCTTATAACATAAATGTGTAGGTTTATGAAATCTTTTGATAGgattattcaaatttaaatattttgctaTTATCTTTATAATGCTTTAGCTTATGACTGAACATagatttagaatatttaatttaaacattgcTAAgttatcaaatcaaatcaaaatctaaaacagGAGTAAATAATTATTAGGTAAAATGTAAATATCTTAACAGAATAAGGGAGACTAATGTTCCTTTATTAGCTATAGATAACATACAAGTCTACCTCTCCTCAAAACACATGGACGCAGAGGACAGCATGAGATCTATTCCCCAAATATTATCGATActcaaaaaaacatatttgttaaaagaCTTCAATTGTAAATGAATTTAAGCTAATGTTCAGTTAAATACATTTGTTCCTTCAACAGTTTTAAGACATTTTAAATACAGAAATGACTAGTAGTTTATAATTTTTACACAGAATGCAATTGCAAGAAAGTGATGGagataaatatgaaatattgtaAAAACACTTCCTCAAATACACAAAATATTGCACAATAtatgaattttatacaaaaattaaaatcaatcaataatACATATTTTGCCATTTTCATAGATAATGAATAAATGGTATacaaaaaacaatttcaattttacAATAAGGACTATTTTTGCTAGCTGTGAACTCTCTACTGTAATTAACTTTATACTtttaacaacaaaacaattcctaaaGGGAAGTCGATAcagttttttattgttatttttttcatttatattcattaAATAGATGTATGGCTagataaaatctcaaaaatataatttgatactATCCCAAGGGaaaatttaagttaaaaaaattgagaattgtAATTATTTATGATGATTTGTTTGTTCTTTGGTGATTATATAGTCACAATGCATATTTGTAATCATAAAACTGATAAATAAAGATATGCTGGGTAAATGAAACTGCATTCTAGTTTTCAATTCAAACCTGATCTGAACCTCCATGTATAATGtgcattttcttaaaattactatCATGAATTTATGATACAGATGTCTTACTGTTAAGAGATGACCATTTTACTATATTCAATCGTCACATAGGCCTGTCGACATGAAAAGAAGGTGGTTGACCATTTTACTATATTCAATCTTCACATAGGCCTGTGGACATGAAAAGAAGGTGGTTGACCATTTTACTATATTCAATCTTCACATAGGCCTGTGGACAGGAAATGAAGGTGGTTGTACTATTAATCTATTATATTCTTTACAAATAATGGCATAATGAATgatatagaatttttaaaaataatgaaataatttaaaagatatttgtGTGATTCTTTTAATAATGCTTTAATATATTTATGTGTGACGATCTTAATAATGCTGGATGTACATCACAATGATAAAAAATGGTACATTTAAAGTGATTAAGTTTAGTTTCTAATATAGCTAGTTATATGGTAATTGAATATCACATAATATGGTCAGTAGTGGAAGATTGACAATAAGTGAATACTTTCTGATTTGAGTATTCTAATTTgtcaaaagggagataattcatacttttttaaatacatgattaaaatatataatttgttgaaGAAATGATCATTATTAGAATACAGTCATGCTCCCCTAAAAGTCATGGGAGTAATCTTAATAAAAGAGGGGCAAATGTTTTATAACAATagtaaattaagaaaataaatgaaagtttGCACTAGTCAATATAAGTTTTTAAAACTAATAGATCTTttagattaaaacaaatattacacgCAATAAACACATTGCTAAACTGTAACTCATATGATGATATGtgatatgaaaacaaaaattaacatttttaattatatgatTGACCAAAATATGTCATGAGTAATAAGAATGTATGTGTACAAAATTCATAACACAACATCCATCAATTTCATATTTCCTATGGAATTTCTTAAAAATCACGTAATAAATGAAACACTGTAGTAAAATATCTCTAAGATATATGCTAATGACTAGCTTTTCAATGCTGGAGTAAATTCTGGATTTTTAATAATGCTATTAATGGACAGACATTAATCACAAATGCAAATGAGATACTGGACTTTTTTACTGGTACATTTCCAATTGTTccatttttgtttagttttttcttGCAGGTTTAAACTTCCCAGTTGGATCTTCTATGTAGTACTTGTTCCAAACGTCTTTATGCTGTGAGACACGCCCCCATGGCTTAAATCTTCCATTCCAATGTAGTAACTTGGCCATTCCTATAAACTGTTTTGTGTAACTTGTTCCTGATGTCCAGCCTAAAATAGTACAAATATTAATGACAGTGAAAAAATATATCCAAGTCATCCATTTTGCtaggaaaaaatgaaaatgacaatgattTCAATTTAGTGGACCTCATTGTCTTATGCAAGAGAATTATCATGGTGAAATGTCGTTGATTTAGGTGGGGTTTTCTGAGCAATAGGCATACATTCTAAGGCATAGAGGAAAACTATATAAACCTTCTTTTGTTATGATAGGACATAGATAACTAACATGCCATCCTGGATCTATGTTGGTATATTTCTTATAAAAGACCCCTCTTACCTAGATATCTAACATGCCACCCTGGATCTATATTGGTATATTTCTTATAAAAGACCCCTCTTACCCAGATATCTAACATGCCACCCTGGATCTATGTTGgtatatttcttataaaaaaaaacctcttaCCTAGATATCTAACATGCCACCCTGGATCTATATTGGTATATTTCTTATAAAAGACCCCTCTTACCTAGATATCTAACATGCCATCCTGGATCTATGTTGGTATATTTCTTATAAAAGACGCCTCTTACCTAGATATCTAACATGCCATCCAGGATCTATGTTggtatattatttataaaagacCCCTCTTACCTAGATATCTAACATGCCATCCAGGATCTACGTTGGTATATTTCTTATAAAAGACCCCTCCTACCTAGATATCTAACATGACACCCTGGATCTATGTTGGTATATTTCTTATAAAAGACCCCTCTTACCTAGATATCTAACATGCCACCCTAGATCTATTTTGGTATATTTCTTATAAAAGACCCCTCTTACCTATATATCTGACATGCCACCCTGGATCTATGTTGGTATATTTCTTATAAAAGACGCCTCTTACCTAGATATCTAACATGCCATCCTGGATCTATGTTGGTATATTTCTTATAAAAGACAATCATCATAGGAGGTTGGGAACCTCCCCCTCCTCTCTCATTCCCATATATTTCCtctctgaaaaataaaacaaaattctacaaaattctACAAATAAATTAGTTGTAACTGAGAACAACGTAGTGAAAAATGTGATGGATGGATAAATCAAGGGGATAGAAATGAAACCCCCAGTCCTAGAGTGGGTGTATAAAAAACATCATATCAAAGAATGCTTATCAACAATCAAGGTAGGCTTCAGCTACTTCAATATTAACTTACTacatcaacaaaaatgaaaacaagaaaTGGTCTAGAAAGCCTGACTTAGCACAGGGAACAAATACACTGTGATAAAACCAGTGTAGGTTGCCACAGCTGccataacattttttattgaccAAACACAGTAAAATTTTATGAACCTTTTCCAtattattgttttgaaaaaagttataaaatgcaaattttaagcccatttattttaaagaaaatcaatAGATACTCACTTTGTATTTAATTCCATCCAATGTTGTAATTGATTTGTGATATTATATTTCCTCCAGAGGTCAAGGTCAGCTATAAATACACCAGTATTAAAGGCACACTCTGTTGGGTCAATCTTCATTTCTTTGATGTTCTTACTTTTAAAGTCAATATAATCTGCATAATTattctaaaacaaaaatatcataagcaataatattaaagtatatttaaatattttacaatatatacaggctaaattaataaaaagaaaaattaaagatGCAAACATTCAATGGTATACCACAGGATCCTTCTGATGTATACCATATAGCTGAGAGACAGAATAAATggctatatttgtttttttataagagTAACCATCTAATGCAGAGGTCTCTTAAAGATCATTTTAGGAAATTTTCTATTTAATGTTGTTTGTCTGAAAAAGTATGTCttgtaatttagaaaaaaaatatttgcaaatgttGCTTGCTTGTAACATTCAAGCTCACAAGGTCACAGACAAACAATAAGCCATGTTGCCTTTCCCCAAAACGTTATGATATTAAATGAATCAATAGCTACATTCAACAATGtaagtgtctttttttttattttactttttttgtaattcttACAATTGGACGACTATCTAATAAATCTAATAAGTTGTTGATGGAAGATCCCTATTTTCTATTTCAGAAAATGAAGGACCTTATGCCCCTCAGACAACGAGGACAGATATTATCCCTACAAATCAAaccaatatttgtttgtttatgaattttgaaattataagaaaataaggTTTGAACTCCTTCTGGCAAAGTTGGCcatagatggatttggctattttcaGGTCCTTTATGGTTTTTATAGAATCTTGGCTTTTAATTATttggttttgagcgttcctgatgaaagaAAAACCTGAAAAGAGCTTCTGACacataaaatttataacatgttgtTTCATTTGTAGTTCAGTTTAACCTCACTATTTACCTTCATGAGAGTAAGCCTCCTAGAAGCACTGCTACATTCACTGGAGAAACCAACAGCATGTCCTGGTGATAGATCCATGTCATATAATTCTTTTATATCACCTGTCAAAACACCAATACTGATTAGATCAGAAATATGCAATTAATAGAAGTAAACAAAGCTGACAATTTTTAAGCAAATTTTACTCTGGTTTCAAGAAATGCAAGCACAGAAATGTGATAACTCAATTTCCCAATTTGTTTTGCAAGGTCCAATATTAATGATGCAGATACTTATCTGTGTCTAGTTTTTCACATGTTGAAGTAAGATACCTTTTTGGATCAAGctgtaaattttcaaaattaaaataatatgtcaatttttttttttttatcaattaacttCTAAAGcaccaatttttgttttgtttcataagaAATGATGAAAATCATctaaattttttatatcaatacctTTTTTGAAAGTAAATTCCTGTAAAATGCTAGATTCGTGTGATACAATTTTTGCTGATTTCCTAGCTAAaggtaaaccacaaatttaaacatTCAACAAAGAAAAATTTTTATGCAAATTTTGTCAAACCCACAAGTTTAAAATATCCATGAAAactggtacccacaaaaataaatgaatccaaagtaatagacaaataaaatttgtaaaacctACCTTGTACTATACTATCATCATCTATGAAGAGTACTCTACCCTTTATATCAGGGAACAGTTTTGGTAGGTAATACCTAGCATAATTCAGctgaaattacaaaaacaaatgttactttCTCTTTGTTTAGGTAGGTAATAcctggcatatttttttttcgttctcCATTTATACTGTGTATATACCTtataaccaaattattttttttcacctgtgtacattattttttttagtggcattttgttcaaggttatggttgattttctaaaaaaatttaacattgcaccccttgttttatatttacattgtgtcatagatcaaatttattcgttcagtgaa
This genomic interval carries:
- the LOC143056794 gene encoding glycosyltransferase 8 domain-containing protein 1-like isoform X2; translated protein: MALCSTKKVILLTVCVWLGFMVVIWFPELLPHLKSRRNIDKGIYRQEADDYKSNSSLHKDAVHVCITSDKNTIGGMIALINSIYSNTKHHVFFHLVVDAESQDHLRIWIETTKLKDIHYQIKVFPENWVKGKIKVRGGRQDLAKPLNYARYYLPKLFPDIKGRVLFIDDDSIVQGDIKELYDMDLSPGHAVGFSSECSSASRRLTLMKNNYADYIDFKSKNIKEMKIDPTECAFNTGVFIADLDLWRKYNITNQLQHWMELNTKEEIYGNERGGGGSQPPMMIVFYKKYTNIDPGWHVRYLGWTSGTSYTKQFIGMAKLLHWNGRFKPWGRVSQHKDVWNKYYIEDPTGKFKPARKN
- the LOC143056794 gene encoding glycosyltransferase 8 domain-containing protein 1-like isoform X1 produces the protein MALCSTKKDFCFSVILLTVCVWLGFMVVIWFPELLPHLKSRRNIDKGIYRQEADDYKSNSSLHKDAVHVCITSDKNTIGGMIALINSIYSNTKHHVFFHLVVDAESQDHLRIWIETTKLKDIHYQIKVFPENWVKGKIKVRGGRQDLAKPLNYARYYLPKLFPDIKGRVLFIDDDSIVQGDIKELYDMDLSPGHAVGFSSECSSASRRLTLMKNNYADYIDFKSKNIKEMKIDPTECAFNTGVFIADLDLWRKYNITNQLQHWMELNTKEEIYGNERGGGGSQPPMMIVFYKKYTNIDPGWHVRYLGWTSGTSYTKQFIGMAKLLHWNGRFKPWGRVSQHKDVWNKYYIEDPTGKFKPARKN